One Tolypothrix bouteillei VB521301 DNA window includes the following coding sequences:
- a CDS encoding DUF4079 domain-containing protein, whose product MDLPSFVWLWKIAAWSMGLSLLAYVVLAFTGVWMFFSRTSERLPFFFQGSTDNTDIRALHLLIGSCMVSLVLLLLLIGIIGTLGHFGSLGHSSHLYAGAIVVLLVLVSAGSALLVHSTRPWAKRVHVGTNIVLLFAFIWVSLTGWSVVQKYLP is encoded by the coding sequence ATGGATCTACCTTCTTTTGTCTGGTTGTGGAAAATAGCAGCATGGTCGATGGGCTTGTCGTTGCTGGCTTACGTGGTGCTAGCATTTACGGGAGTTTGGATGTTTTTTAGCAGAACATCGGAACGTCTTCCTTTTTTCTTTCAGGGTTCTACAGACAATACGGATATACGCGCTCTTCACTTGCTTATCGGCAGTTGTATGGTAAGTTTAGTTTTGCTGCTGTTGCTGATTGGCATTATTGGGACTCTCGGTCACTTCGGTTCTTTAGGTCATTCTTCACATCTTTATGCAGGCGCGATCGTTGTTTTACTTGTTTTAGTTTCTGCAGGAAGTGCTTTGCTGGTTCATTCCACACGTCCTTGGGCTAAGCGCGTCCATGTCGGAACCAACATCGTTCTGTTATTTGCTTTTATCTGGGTGTCGCTGACAGGATGGAGTGTCGTACAAAAGTATTTGCCTTAG
- a CDS encoding ABC transporter ATP-binding protein has translation MGQPTPKALLRLEQVSLFASLKTQKKGEQLGYPILQDISFEVFEGDRIAITGSSGAGKSYLLRVLNRLSEYSNGKIYLENQEYRQIPALQLRSSVTLVPQESKLLGMSVKEALAYPLVLRGLSKQIVQQRVTYWIEQLQIPDDWLGRAEVQLSAGQRQLVAIARALVIQPKILLLDEPTSALDAGKAEHLIQILCQLAQNQQTTVLMVNHQLDLCQEFCTCLLYLQQGRLISNQKVPHINWANVKENLIKAKAQDEFEF, from the coding sequence ATGGGACAACCTACTCCCAAAGCATTACTGCGCTTAGAACAAGTCAGCTTGTTTGCTAGTTTGAAAACTCAGAAAAAAGGCGAACAGTTAGGATACCCCATACTACAGGATATTTCTTTTGAGGTATTTGAGGGCGATCGCATAGCTATTACTGGATCTTCTGGTGCAGGCAAAAGTTATCTGTTACGGGTGTTAAACCGTTTAAGCGAATATTCAAATGGCAAAATCTATCTGGAGAATCAAGAGTACCGTCAAATTCCCGCATTGCAACTTCGTTCATCCGTCACATTAGTACCACAAGAATCCAAACTCTTGGGGATGTCAGTGAAAGAAGCTTTGGCGTATCCCCTAGTTCTACGAGGCTTATCGAAACAGATCGTCCAACAACGTGTCACTTATTGGATAGAACAGTTACAAATTCCAGATGATTGGTTGGGACGGGCTGAGGTACAACTTTCTGCAGGACAAAGACAGCTGGTGGCAATTGCCCGTGCTTTAGTCATTCAACCAAAAATTCTGCTACTGGACGAACCAACATCAGCCCTAGATGCGGGGAAGGCAGAACATTTGATACAGATACTGTGCCAGCTTGCTCAAAACCAGCAAACAACTGTTCTTATGGTCAATCACCAACTCGATCTGTGCCAGGAGTTTTGTACGTGCTTGTTATATTTACAGCAAGGTCGTTTAATAAGCAATCAAAAAGTCCCTCATATAAATTGGGCTAACGTAAAAGAGAATTTAATAAAAGCTAAAGCTCAAGATGAATTTGAATTTTAA
- a CDS encoding DUF1830 domain-containing protein, translating into MAQILDPLPPEQSATLFCCYVNATSKIQVARISNIPNWYFERVVFPGQRLVFEAPREAHLEIHTGMMASAILSDRIPCNRLVVNEASNYELATTSQSEIDPFHKKPIVQAIHTKTGDSIKSLNVTGLVSVD; encoded by the coding sequence ATGGCTCAAATACTAGATCCTCTACCACCCGAGCAATCGGCTACACTTTTCTGCTGCTACGTGAATGCCACAAGTAAAATACAAGTGGCACGCATATCAAACATTCCTAATTGGTACTTTGAAAGGGTTGTTTTTCCCGGACAACGGTTAGTGTTTGAAGCACCTAGAGAAGCTCACCTAGAGATTCACACGGGTATGATGGCAAGTGCAATTTTATCGGATAGAATTCCGTGCAATCGCCTTGTCGTTAATGAAGCTAGCAATTACGAGTTAGCAACAACCTCTCAGTCAGAAATAGATCCTTTTCATAAAAAACCAATTGTTCAAGCCATTCATACAAAAACCGGAGATTCTATAAAATCTTTAAATGTCACTGGTTTAGTATCTGTTGATTAA
- a CDS encoding response regulator transcription factor: protein MGSVCIEIVEGNPHLRSLLGWHLQQLDYRVHQAASIYQAREVFLSNQPTLVILDADLPDGDGIEFCRWLHRQQQPLILMLSARSNEADIVAGLKAGADDYLSKPFGMQEFLARVEALIRRKRTPVAPAYLDYGALQIDLVQRRVRYQGEFIDLTPQEFSLLYVLAQAGGVPLSRSELLRRAWPDAIDNPRTIDTHVLSLRKKVELDPRQPSLIQTIRNVGYRFNMEVLNANNPQSTTKIPKERFHNQRSTVSG, encoded by the coding sequence GTGGGTTCGGTTTGTATTGAAATCGTTGAGGGAAATCCCCATCTGAGGTCATTGCTAGGCTGGCACTTGCAACAACTGGACTATCGGGTGCATCAAGCTGCAAGTATATATCAAGCTAGGGAAGTCTTTTTAAGCAATCAGCCAACATTAGTCATTCTTGATGCCGATTTACCTGATGGTGATGGCATTGAGTTTTGTCGTTGGTTGCACCGTCAGCAGCAGCCTCTAATTCTCATGCTATCTGCACGAAGTAATGAGGCTGACATCGTTGCTGGGTTAAAAGCAGGGGCAGATGATTATCTCAGCAAACCTTTTGGGATGCAGGAATTTTTAGCACGAGTGGAAGCACTCATTCGTCGAAAACGCACGCCTGTTGCACCTGCTTATTTGGATTATGGTGCTTTGCAAATCGACCTGGTACAGCGTCGAGTTCGTTACCAGGGAGAGTTCATTGACCTAACACCACAAGAATTTAGTTTGCTTTATGTTTTAGCACAAGCTGGAGGAGTCCCTTTGAGTCGGTCAGAACTTTTGCGTCGTGCTTGGCCAGATGCTATTGATAATCCCCGCACTATTGATACACACGTTTTATCTTTGAGGAAAAAAGTGGAATTAGATCCACGCCAACCAAGTTTAATTCAAACTATCCGTAATGTTGGTTATAGATTTAACATGGAAGTTCTCAACGCTAACAACCCACAATCAACAACAAAAATCCCGAAGGAAAGATTTCACAATCAACGTTCAACGGTTAGTGGTTAG
- a CDS encoding DUF6761 family protein → MLQDTQTIRYYQRLTDAFVELWNRGYRMDDMRMYLDGYLAALRHGNAIEPYLIHRLEEEASRYLHDVSNFTMTQTQPQPDYY, encoded by the coding sequence ATGCTCCAAGACACACAAACCATCCGCTATTACCAAAGACTAACCGACGCCTTCGTCGAGCTATGGAATCGCGGTTATCGCATGGATGATATGCGGATGTATTTGGATGGCTATTTAGCCGCGCTGCGTCACGGTAATGCCATTGAGCCGTATCTGATTCATCGCTTAGAGGAGGAAGCAAGCCGCTACTTACACGATGTTTCAAACTTTACAATGACACAAACACAACCCCAACCAGATTACTACTAA
- a CDS encoding DICT sensory domain-containing protein, translating into MLQGSILQKLETAHRYSTRPIQFGVYYKNTLVSLCHALEDHILKDEGKPLVITAFQQGKWYLQEAERYADIAKKASHITIMAAADSVFAEHATSQLPNISLVPLDTTDPVAQEWHLIIMSPGYTAMVICQELMEADYGPNEQPASDIERKFYGLWTFEPELVRETVELAIAHVEQYNSELATKLKSYTQTIQPTFATLENLSEVTARVVDYLQTGQFNLPEYTATRHQALDRNLVSNEIQAFLRMAQILDASDIKNPKAASEVVALAETMGQLLDLPAWQIKRLRLAGWLHRIDPLQKAESVLPPGTYTGYQQDAPSCPLTCPLVPGTQVLRRMPRLRAIAQIITHQTEWWDGTGEPAGLVGDEIPLESRILSLVADFQWRVNKKRSTQVNREEIFVQALEECRTLQSHRFDPKLVETLTLLVMGLQQGLDLPQVLPKVSSGMWLLDSKLTVTSNQLRVTSDPRSRSDSL; encoded by the coding sequence ATGTTACAAGGCTCAATTTTACAAAAACTAGAAACAGCTCATCGATACAGTACTAGACCAATCCAATTCGGTGTTTACTACAAGAATACTTTAGTCTCGTTGTGCCATGCCTTAGAAGACCATATTCTCAAAGACGAGGGTAAGCCGCTAGTCATCACAGCCTTTCAACAGGGGAAGTGGTATTTACAAGAAGCAGAAAGATACGCAGATATAGCCAAAAAAGCCAGTCATATTACCATTATGGCAGCTGCTGATAGCGTATTCGCCGAACACGCTACCAGCCAGTTACCTAACATTAGTTTGGTGCCATTAGATACAACAGATCCAGTCGCTCAAGAATGGCATCTCATTATCATGTCGCCCGGATACACGGCAATGGTTATTTGTCAAGAGTTGATGGAAGCTGATTATGGTCCTAACGAGCAACCTGCATCAGATATAGAACGAAAATTCTACGGTTTGTGGACGTTCGAGCCTGAATTGGTACGGGAGACGGTAGAATTGGCGATCGCTCACGTTGAACAATACAATTCAGAATTAGCGACAAAACTCAAGTCATACACGCAAACCATTCAGCCCACTTTTGCCACATTAGAAAACTTAAGTGAAGTCACTGCCCGTGTTGTAGATTATCTCCAAACGGGTCAATTCAACCTACCAGAATACACGGCAACCCGGCATCAAGCATTAGATCGCAATTTAGTATCCAACGAAATCCAAGCCTTCTTGCGGATGGCACAAATTCTTGATGCATCAGATATCAAAAACCCAAAGGCAGCATCAGAAGTTGTGGCACTTGCGGAAACAATGGGACAACTTCTCGATCTTCCTGCATGGCAAATCAAACGCCTGCGGCTTGCCGGTTGGCTGCATCGTATAGACCCATTACAAAAAGCAGAAAGTGTTCTGCCTCCAGGGACTTATACTGGATACCAACAAGATGCCCCCAGTTGTCCCCTGACTTGTCCCCTTGTACCCGGTACGCAAGTCTTGCGAAGAATGCCAAGATTGAGAGCGATCGCACAAATTATTACACATCAAACCGAGTGGTGGGATGGAACAGGAGAACCTGCTGGATTGGTAGGAGATGAAATTCCTCTGGAATCAAGAATCCTATCACTAGTTGCCGATTTTCAATGGCGGGTGAACAAGAAAAGAAGCACTCAAGTTAACCGAGAAGAAATCTTTGTGCAAGCGCTAGAAGAATGTAGAACGCTCCAATCGCACCGCTTCGATCCTAAACTTGTAGAAACCTTAACTTTACTAGTGATGGGTTTGCAACAAGGACTTGACTTACCACAGGTGCTACCAAAAGTGAGCAGTGGTATGTGGTTGTTAGACAGCAAACTAACGGTAACCAGCAATCAGTTAAGAGTAACT
- a CDS encoding photosystem II high light acclimation radical SAM protein: protein MEVKTPVMENRILYVRLPCNPIFPIGVVYLSDHVHKLFPSVGQRIFDLGTVPPIDYATALDRCIDEFKPTLLVFSWRDIQIYAPVGGRGGNPLQYSFEFFYSKNPFVKLHGAIGSLRMLVSYYTELWRNLDLIKRGLKRARQYNKDTRLVVGGGAVSVFYEQLKTSLPEGTIVSVGEGETLLAKLLSGRDFQDERCYVVGETQPRPRLIHEQPTPLEKTACNYDYIESIWPEFSYYLEEADFYIGVQTKRGCPHNCCYCVYTVVEGKQVRINPSDEVVAEMRQLYNRGIRNFWFTDAQFIPARKFIDDAEELLQKIIDSGMTDIHWAAYIRADNLTPKMSELMVKTGMNYFEIGITSGSQELVRKMRMGYNLRTVLQNCRDLKAAGFNDLVSVNYSFNVIDERPETIRQTIAYHRELERIFGADKVEPAIFFIGLQPHTHLEEYGFKEGIIQPGWNPMSLMPWNFRKLLWNPEPLGSFFGKVCLEAWQRNPNDFGREVMKILEEKFGCADLEEALSAPVESKDKQLVGVA from the coding sequence ATGGAAGTCAAGACACCTGTGATGGAAAACCGAATTCTTTACGTCCGCCTTCCTTGTAACCCTATCTTTCCTATTGGGGTTGTCTATCTTTCAGACCACGTCCACAAGCTGTTCCCCAGCGTCGGGCAGAGGATTTTTGATTTAGGAACAGTACCACCCATCGATTATGCCACTGCCCTAGATCGCTGTATTGATGAATTTAAGCCAACACTGCTCGTATTTTCTTGGAGAGATATCCAAATTTATGCTCCTGTTGGTGGGCGTGGGGGTAACCCATTGCAGTATTCCTTTGAGTTCTTTTATTCAAAGAATCCCTTTGTAAAATTACATGGGGCAATAGGCAGCTTGCGGATGCTTGTCAGTTATTACACAGAACTATGGCGTAACTTAGATCTCATCAAACGCGGATTAAAACGTGCCCGACAGTACAATAAAGATACACGTCTGGTGGTTGGTGGTGGTGCAGTCAGTGTATTTTACGAACAGCTGAAAACAAGCCTGCCCGAGGGAACTATTGTTTCTGTAGGGGAGGGCGAAACTCTACTTGCAAAACTTTTAAGTGGTAGAGATTTTCAAGATGAACGTTGTTATGTAGTAGGAGAGACACAACCACGCCCGCGTCTGATCCACGAACAACCTACTCCATTAGAGAAAACGGCTTGTAACTATGATTATATAGAAAGTATTTGGCCGGAGTTCAGTTACTATCTCGAAGAAGCTGACTTTTACATCGGTGTACAAACCAAACGGGGTTGCCCCCACAATTGCTGCTATTGTGTTTACACTGTTGTTGAAGGAAAACAGGTTCGCATCAATCCATCTGATGAAGTGGTGGCGGAGATGCGCCAACTTTACAATCGCGGTATACGGAACTTTTGGTTTACGGATGCTCAATTTATTCCAGCTAGAAAATTTATCGATGATGCTGAGGAACTTCTACAGAAAATCATTGATTCTGGCATGACGGATATTCATTGGGCAGCTTACATCCGCGCTGACAACTTGACACCCAAAATGTCTGAGTTGATGGTGAAAACTGGAATGAACTACTTTGAAATTGGTATTACCAGTGGCTCTCAGGAACTAGTTCGCAAAATGCGAATGGGGTACAACTTGCGAACGGTTCTACAGAATTGCCGGGACTTAAAAGCAGCAGGATTCAACGACTTAGTTTCCGTCAACTACTCCTTTAACGTTATTGATGAACGTCCGGAAACGATTCGCCAAACCATCGCTTACCATCGGGAACTCGAAAGGATTTTTGGTGCTGATAAAGTCGAACCTGCTATCTTTTTTATTGGGCTGCAACCTCACACTCATTTAGAAGAGTATGGTTTTAAAGAGGGAATCATTCAACCCGGCTGGAATCCCATGAGCCTTATGCCATGGAACTTCAGAAAACTTCTGTGGAATCCCGAACCTCTTGGTTCCTTCTTTGGTAAGGTTTGTTTGGAAGCATGGCAACGCAATCCAAATGATTTTGGACGGGAAGTCATGAAAATCCTAGAAGAAAAGTTCGGCTGTGCCGATCTAGAAGAAGCGCTTTCCGCACCCGTTGAGAGTAAAGACAAACAACTCGTTGGTGTCGCTTAG